In Akkermansia muciniphila, one DNA window encodes the following:
- a CDS encoding HAD family hydrolase: MTDDWKGRGVALFDMDGTLLPWDTQYVFSCFVVRLHPWRRLLIVLFLACIPFYVLKIWDEKRMKRAYLMYLWGLPAETVREYGRKFARMAQEWIYPELKERLEEDRKKGYLCLMVSASPSFYVKPLGELLGFDGVLGTDVLLEKRMPAMPELPHGNNKGAVKVKRLRERNVLPEHGILENAVAYSDSAADMPMLLSCRRKVLVNPSPALKKDRRLDGAECLYPARPWKGRLGKIWKIVFFVMGLVNVNDRKSMIG; the protein is encoded by the coding sequence ATGACGGACGATTGGAAAGGAAGAGGCGTGGCTCTTTTTGATATGGACGGAACGCTCCTGCCCTGGGATACGCAATATGTTTTCTCCTGTTTCGTGGTAAGGCTCCATCCCTGGAGGCGCCTGCTGATTGTTCTCTTCCTGGCCTGTATTCCGTTTTATGTTTTGAAAATATGGGATGAAAAACGGATGAAGCGAGCCTATCTCATGTATTTGTGGGGGCTCCCCGCTGAAACGGTACGGGAATATGGACGGAAGTTTGCCAGGATGGCGCAGGAATGGATTTATCCGGAGCTGAAGGAACGGCTGGAAGAAGACCGGAAGAAGGGGTATCTGTGCCTCATGGTTTCCGCCTCTCCTTCATTTTATGTGAAGCCTCTGGGGGAGCTGCTGGGGTTTGATGGAGTTTTGGGAACGGATGTGCTTCTGGAGAAACGCATGCCGGCAATGCCGGAACTGCCGCACGGTAATAATAAAGGGGCGGTGAAAGTGAAACGCTTGCGGGAGCGGAATGTGCTTCCGGAGCATGGCATTCTGGAAAACGCCGTTGCTTACAGCGACAGTGCAGCGGATATGCCCATGCTGCTTTCCTGCAGGAGAAAGGTTCTGGTGAATCCTTCTCCTGCCCTGAAGAAAGACAGGCGTCTGGATGGCGCGGAGTGTCTGTATCCTGCCAGACCCTGGAAGGGAAGGCTTGGGAAGATATGGAAGATTGTCTTTTTTGTCATGGGGCTGGTAAATGTAAATGACAGAAAATCAATGATTGGTTGA
- the gcvH gene encoding glycine cleavage system protein GcvH, with the protein MHDVPENLLYSKDHEWIEIDGDIGTIGISDHAQAELSDVVFVDLPEVGATVAAGDPVAVVESVKAASDVYTPVSGEILEVNEELSNDPSLINSDPYGAGWLYKIRLDVPTETEDMMNATDYEEYCS; encoded by the coding sequence ATGCACGACGTACCAGAAAATCTGCTGTATTCCAAGGATCACGAATGGATTGAAATTGACGGGGACATCGGCACCATCGGCATTTCAGACCATGCGCAAGCCGAACTCTCCGATGTCGTCTTTGTAGACCTTCCCGAAGTAGGCGCTACCGTCGCGGCCGGCGACCCCGTCGCCGTTGTGGAATCTGTCAAAGCCGCCAGCGACGTGTACACTCCCGTTTCAGGAGAAATTCTGGAGGTGAATGAAGAACTTTCCAATGATCCCTCCCTCATCAACTCCGATCCCTACGGCGCAGGCTGGCTGTACAAAATCCGCCTGGACGTTCCCACGGAAACGGAAGATATGATGAATGCCACGGATTACGAGGAATACTGCTCCTGA
- the rpsM gene encoding 30S ribosomal protein S13: protein MARLFGTEIPNEKRIEASLPYIYGIGRSTSKRILEQAGINPDIRTGQLTDEQLTKIVQVITTDGILIEGDLRREKQSILKRLTSINCYRGQRHRRGLPVRGQRTRTNARTRKGKKKTVGAQAKKK, encoded by the coding sequence ATGGCACGCCTTTTCGGTACAGAAATACCCAACGAGAAGCGCATCGAGGCTTCCCTTCCGTATATTTACGGAATTGGTCGCTCGACTTCTAAGAGAATCCTGGAACAAGCAGGCATCAATCCCGACATCCGCACGGGACAGCTTACCGACGAACAGCTCACGAAGATTGTTCAAGTGATCACCACTGACGGCATTTTGATTGAAGGTGACCTTCGTCGTGAAAAGCAATCCATCCTCAAGCGTCTGACCTCCATCAACTGCTATCGCGGTCAGCGTCACCGCCGCGGCCTTCCGGTGCGCGGCCAGCGTACCCGTACGAACGCCCGCACCCGTAAAGGCAAGAAGAAGACTGTTGGCGCGCAGGCCAAGAAGAAGTAA
- the queG gene encoding tRNA epoxyqueuosine(34) reductase QueG, producing MLTPDPAVIKNSLCAVSRQLGFSGCRVARAGKSLHAEKLFQWLERGWHAGMEWMARSPERRADPAEVLPGCRSVVCLSYDYDSPVMRPEGEGSICLYAHGKDYHGILEEKLADLQELLSIYGGEQKGYVDSGPVMERDHAETCGLGWRGRSGLIVRRKGGSRFFIATLLTTLELEPDAPVSNGCGSCRRCAALCPTGAIMENGQVDAGRCLSYWTIEHRGVIPEKIRPLIGTRLYGCDTCVTVCPWNSKPLPAADERFRMSRFLSSVSLRDLLSLDAGGFAALFRNSPLKRLKREGLLRNGCIVMGNAGTPDDVDFLKTLYGESPLVEEHASWAVERILRRYGRHASSSGARD from the coding sequence GTGCTGACTCCGGATCCCGCTGTTATTAAAAATTCCTTGTGCGCCGTGTCCCGGCAGCTTGGATTTTCCGGTTGCCGGGTGGCCCGCGCGGGAAAGAGCCTGCATGCGGAGAAATTATTTCAATGGCTGGAGCGCGGATGGCACGCCGGAATGGAATGGATGGCGCGTTCCCCGGAGCGGCGCGCGGACCCCGCGGAAGTGCTTCCCGGATGCCGTTCCGTCGTCTGCCTGTCCTATGATTATGACAGCCCCGTTATGCGGCCGGAGGGGGAGGGAAGCATTTGCCTTTACGCCCATGGAAAGGATTACCACGGAATTCTGGAGGAAAAACTGGCGGATTTGCAGGAGCTGCTTTCCATTTACGGAGGAGAGCAGAAGGGGTATGTGGATTCCGGCCCTGTTATGGAACGGGATCATGCGGAGACGTGCGGCCTGGGATGGCGCGGAAGAAGCGGCCTGATTGTGCGCAGGAAAGGAGGTTCCCGCTTTTTTATCGCCACCCTGCTGACTACGCTGGAACTGGAGCCGGACGCTCCTGTATCAAACGGATGCGGCAGTTGCCGCCGTTGCGCGGCCCTGTGCCCGACAGGCGCGATTATGGAGAACGGTCAGGTTGATGCCGGCCGCTGCCTTTCCTACTGGACGATTGAACACCGGGGGGTTATTCCGGAAAAAATCCGTCCCCTGATAGGTACGCGCTTGTACGGGTGCGATACCTGCGTGACGGTCTGTCCCTGGAACAGCAAACCTCTGCCGGCCGCTGACGAACGGTTCCGCATGTCCCGTTTTCTGTCTTCTGTTTCCCTGCGCGATCTTCTTTCCCTGGATGCCGGCGGTTTTGCCGCCCTGTTCCGGAATTCTCCTTTGAAAAGGCTCAAGAGGGAGGGGCTGTTGCGCAACGGCTGCATTGTGATGGGGAATGCGGGAACTCCGGATGACGTTGATTTTCTGAAGACGCTTTACGGGGAGTCCCCTCTGGTGGAGGAGCATGCCTCCTGGGCGGTGGAGCGCATCCTCCGCCGTTACGGACGGCATGCATCTTCAAGCGGCGCAAGAGATTAA
- a CDS encoding D-alanyl-D-alanine carboxypeptidase family protein, with translation MPSSAPRTPRCASACVMDALTGKVLFSHNGLQRRQVASTQKLVTAMVVLDHGSLDRKVVIQPSDTKADPTKLGFRAGETYSRRELLNALMIRSFNDVALALARDTAGSVPRFAQLMNAKARQMGMYNSRFANPNGLPADQYSTAIDMARCAYYVYRSPELRNIICKRQYAFTRANGKTLLLRNTNKLLNQHPWVTGMKTGYTNAAGRCLVSSAGFNGRHVIVVVLGCHPSRIWAESENLLKWALGAAA, from the coding sequence ATTCCCTCCAGCGCCCCGCGCACGCCCCGCTGCGCCAGCGCCTGCGTTATGGACGCCCTCACCGGCAAAGTGCTCTTTTCGCACAACGGCCTTCAGCGCCGCCAGGTAGCCAGCACGCAGAAACTCGTGACGGCCATGGTCGTGCTGGATCACGGCAGCCTGGACAGAAAAGTGGTTATCCAGCCTTCCGATACCAAAGCGGACCCAACCAAACTGGGCTTCCGGGCGGGAGAAACCTATTCACGCCGCGAACTGCTCAATGCCTTGATGATCCGCAGTTTCAACGACGTAGCCCTGGCCCTGGCCCGTGATACGGCGGGTTCCGTTCCCCGTTTCGCCCAGCTGATGAATGCCAAGGCCCGGCAGATGGGCATGTACAACTCACGCTTCGCCAACCCCAACGGCCTCCCGGCAGACCAGTACTCCACCGCCATTGATATGGCCCGCTGCGCCTATTATGTGTACCGCAGCCCGGAACTGCGCAATATTATCTGCAAACGCCAGTATGCCTTTACCCGGGCCAACGGCAAGACGCTCCTGCTGAGAAATACCAACAAGCTGCTCAACCAGCATCCCTGGGTTACCGGAATGAAAACCGGATACACCAACGCCGCCGGACGTTGCCTGGTGTCCTCCGCCGGCTTCAATGGCCGCCATGTCATCGTCGTCGTCCTCGGCTGCCATCCGTCCCGCATCTGGGCGGAATCGGAAAATCTGCTCAAATGGGCTCTGGGAGCCGCGGCGTAA
- the rpsK gene encoding 30S ribosomal protein S11 yields MASEEITNETAEQPVEAATPAPVAETPAAAVSAPEEIKKPEPRKDIFAELGLGGDDDKPKILKAKGSKNVSTGVVHVSSTFNNTVVTVTDQRGNVIGWSSAGKMGFKGSRKSTAYAGQVVCQDACRQAMGHGLREVEVRVKGPGSGRESAVRAVQTIGIEITSIKDVTPIPHNGCRPPKARRV; encoded by the coding sequence ATGGCTAGCGAAGAAATCACCAACGAAACCGCCGAACAGCCTGTGGAAGCGGCAACTCCCGCTCCCGTCGCTGAAACTCCGGCCGCCGCTGTTTCCGCTCCTGAAGAAATCAAGAAGCCTGAACCCCGCAAGGACATCTTTGCGGAACTTGGTCTGGGCGGCGATGACGACAAGCCCAAAATCCTGAAGGCCAAGGGCAGCAAAAACGTTTCCACGGGCGTGGTTCACGTTTCCTCCACGTTCAACAACACCGTCGTGACTGTGACCGACCAGCGCGGCAATGTCATCGGCTGGTCCTCCGCCGGCAAGATGGGCTTTAAGGGTTCCCGCAAGAGCACGGCTTATGCCGGGCAGGTGGTGTGCCAGGACGCCTGCCGCCAGGCCATGGGCCACGGCTTGCGTGAAGTGGAAGTGCGTGTGAAGGGCCCCGGTTCCGGTCGTGAATCCGCTGTACGTGCCGTGCAGACGATCGGTATTGAAATCACCTCCATCAAGGACGTGACTCCCATTCCCCACAACGGCTGCCGTCCTCCGAAGGCCCGCCGCGTCTAA
- the rpsD gene encoding 30S ribosomal protein S4 codes for MARYTGPRDKVSRRFGVALFGSTKALEKRPFPPGQHGMRAGRKKKSDYGVMLAEKQKLRFQYGVLEGQFRKYYAEAARRRGITGDILLQLLELRLDNVVYRLGFSNTRAGARQLVSHGHITVNGKKTNIASYSCRPGDVIAVGGKASSQQLVTRSLDLTQATVVPDWLECDRDKLTGKIARVPSKEEIAPIVNEQLIVEFYSR; via the coding sequence ATGGCTCGTTATACCGGTCCCCGCGATAAAGTGTCCCGCCGTTTTGGCGTTGCCCTTTTCGGTTCCACCAAGGCTCTTGAAAAGCGCCCCTTCCCTCCCGGCCAGCATGGCATGCGCGCCGGCCGCAAGAAAAAGTCCGACTATGGCGTGATGCTTGCTGAAAAACAGAAGCTGCGTTTCCAGTACGGTGTGCTTGAAGGCCAGTTCCGCAAGTATTATGCAGAAGCCGCCCGCCGCCGCGGCATTACCGGCGATATTCTGCTTCAGCTCCTTGAGCTTCGTCTGGACAATGTTGTGTACCGCCTCGGTTTCAGCAACACCCGCGCCGGAGCCCGTCAGCTCGTTTCCCACGGCCACATCACCGTGAACGGCAAGAAGACGAACATTGCGTCCTACTCCTGCCGTCCGGGCGATGTCATTGCCGTCGGCGGCAAGGCTTCCTCCCAGCAGCTGGTTACCCGTTCCCTTGACCTGACTCAGGCTACTGTGGTCCCGGATTGGCTGGAATGCGACCGTGACAAGCTCACGGGCAAGATTGCCCGCGTGCCTTCCAAGGAAGAGATTGCTCCCATCGTCAACGAGCAGCTCATCGTGGAATTCTACTCCCGTTAA
- the gcvT gene encoding glycine cleavage system aminomethyltransferase GcvT, with amino-acid sequence MTDTDVKSTPLAAKHVELGARMVPFAGWNMPVQYTGILDEHKAVREACGIFDISHMGQFTVAGASAAAWLNSMLTNDINKLNVGQGQYSVMLNDRAGVIDDLILYRMEPETFFVVVNASKIDEDFAWLSAHKPADVTLENHSDEYVGLAVQGPECGEVFSRVIPGVELPPRNGIARITAEGSDLIVCRTGYTGEDGFEFFCPAKEGVQWFEAFLGAGAKPCGLGARDSLRLEMCYPLNGSDLSPDKTPLEAGLGFFCALDTDFIGSDILREQKANGLSQRLAAIEYTGKGAPPRAHYAVHVPGGEAIGELTSGVLSPSLMKGIALAYLPVAHAKVGTELEIDVRGRKFPAVVVKKPFYKKG; translated from the coding sequence ATGACTGATACAGACGTCAAATCCACCCCTCTGGCAGCTAAACATGTTGAACTGGGAGCCAGAATGGTTCCTTTCGCCGGCTGGAATATGCCGGTGCAGTACACCGGCATTCTGGACGAACACAAAGCAGTGCGCGAAGCCTGCGGCATCTTTGACATCTCCCACATGGGGCAGTTCACGGTAGCCGGGGCCTCCGCCGCAGCATGGCTGAACTCCATGCTGACCAATGACATTAACAAACTGAATGTCGGCCAGGGACAGTACTCCGTCATGCTCAATGACCGGGCCGGAGTCATTGACGACCTCATCCTGTACCGGATGGAACCGGAAACATTCTTCGTAGTGGTGAATGCTTCCAAAATTGATGAAGACTTCGCATGGCTCTCCGCCCACAAACCTGCAGACGTAACCCTGGAAAACCATTCTGATGAATACGTGGGTCTGGCTGTCCAAGGCCCCGAATGCGGGGAAGTATTCTCCCGCGTCATTCCCGGCGTGGAACTTCCCCCCCGCAACGGAATTGCCCGCATCACGGCGGAAGGGTCGGATCTCATTGTCTGCCGCACCGGCTATACCGGGGAAGATGGTTTTGAATTCTTCTGCCCGGCTAAGGAAGGCGTTCAATGGTTTGAAGCCTTTCTTGGGGCAGGCGCCAAACCCTGCGGTCTGGGCGCCCGCGACAGCCTGCGCCTGGAAATGTGCTATCCTCTGAACGGCTCCGACCTCTCTCCGGACAAGACGCCTCTGGAAGCCGGGCTCGGCTTCTTCTGCGCGCTGGATACGGATTTCATCGGATCCGACATCCTCCGGGAACAAAAAGCCAACGGTCTCAGCCAGCGGCTGGCGGCTATTGAATACACCGGCAAGGGAGCCCCTCCCCGCGCCCATTATGCCGTTCATGTCCCCGGCGGAGAAGCCATCGGAGAACTTACCAGCGGCGTGCTCTCTCCTTCGCTGATGAAGGGTATTGCCCTGGCCTACCTGCCTGTCGCCCATGCCAAGGTCGGCACGGAGCTGGAAATTGACGTAAGGGGAAGGAAATTCCCGGCCGTGGTCGTAAAAAAACCCTTTTATAAAAAAGGCTGA
- a CDS encoding glycosyltransferase family 4 protein encodes MKIVHLVPSMESGGVEQVVMELGSGLSSRGVENIVVSGGGRLVPRLEKEGSRHILMPIGKKSISTLFRIGALRALLQAVRPDILHLHSRVPAWAGYLAWKKLPPEDRPGLVTSVHGFYSVNRYSAIMSRGERVIAVSNCIRDYILAHYSSTPPDHIRIIPNAISPDQYHPDYSPSREWLTGWFMSYPELKGKFTLCLPGRITRLKGHLDLIPIVRQLLEQGIPAHAVIVGEAKKGKEEYKNEVLRAIERSGVSQAFTWTGHRQDLRDIISTCSVTLSLTKSPEAFGKSTLEALALGKPVAGYAHGGVKEQLDAFLPEGNVAVGDTAAMADLLARWHAQPPPLPRQIPSPYKMQDMIQSHLDVYQELTTSS; translated from the coding sequence ATGAAAATAGTGCATCTCGTCCCCTCCATGGAATCCGGAGGCGTGGAACAAGTCGTTATGGAACTGGGCAGCGGCCTTTCTTCCCGGGGCGTGGAAAATATCGTCGTTTCCGGAGGCGGACGCCTGGTGCCCCGTCTGGAAAAGGAAGGCTCCCGCCATATCCTGATGCCGATAGGGAAAAAAAGCATCTCCACTCTCTTCCGCATCGGAGCCCTCCGCGCCCTGCTTCAGGCCGTCAGGCCGGATATCCTGCATCTCCATTCCCGCGTTCCTGCATGGGCGGGCTACCTGGCATGGAAAAAGCTGCCGCCGGAAGACCGGCCCGGCCTCGTCACCAGCGTTCACGGCTTTTACTCCGTCAACCGGTACTCCGCCATCATGAGCCGGGGAGAGCGGGTGATCGCCGTCTCCAACTGCATCAGGGACTATATCCTCGCCCATTATTCGTCCACCCCGCCGGACCACATCAGAATCATACCCAACGCCATTTCTCCTGACCAGTATCATCCGGATTACTCCCCCTCCCGGGAATGGCTCACGGGCTGGTTCATGTCCTATCCCGAGCTGAAGGGCAAATTCACCCTGTGCCTGCCGGGCCGCATCACGCGCCTGAAAGGGCATCTGGATCTGATTCCGATCGTCAGGCAGCTTCTGGAACAGGGGATTCCGGCCCACGCCGTCATCGTAGGAGAAGCCAAGAAAGGAAAAGAAGAATATAAAAACGAAGTCCTGCGGGCAATAGAGCGTTCCGGCGTCTCCCAGGCTTTCACCTGGACAGGACATCGCCAGGATCTGCGGGACATTATTTCCACGTGTTCCGTCACCCTCTCCCTGACCAAAAGCCCGGAAGCCTTCGGCAAATCAACCCTGGAGGCTCTTGCTCTGGGCAAACCCGTTGCCGGATACGCTCACGGAGGAGTCAAGGAACAGCTGGACGCCTTCCTTCCGGAAGGGAATGTCGCCGTAGGAGATACCGCCGCCATGGCGGACCTGCTGGCACGCTGGCACGCCCAGCCCCCCCCCCTGCCCCGGCAAATCCCCTCCCCTTACAAAATGCAAGATATGATTCAATCCCATCTGGACGTTTACCAGGAACTGACCACCTCTTCATGA
- the ychF gene encoding redox-regulated ATPase YchF, which translates to MLQAGIVGLPNVGKSTLFNAVTRTRKAQAANYPFCTIDPNVGMVTVPDPRLQVLSDMSGSEKIIPTLIEFVDIAGLVKGASEGAGLGNQFLANIREVDAIVQVVRCFDNDDIIHELGSVDPLRDIDIINSELILADIATMEKRLSSRERKARSGDKEAKAEVALITKLLPHLNEGNPALTLEPQLDDDERKLLHSFQLLSDKKSIFACNVNEDELADAISNPDAHPYVSQVKKYVAEHHNAEAIVISARIEEELIDVSEEESREFLESLGVQDSGVSDLIRAVYHLLGLRTYLTTGIKETRAWTIPAGAKAPQAAGVIHTDFERGFIAAEVVHYDDLVSCGGKTGAREHGKLRIEGKEYVVKDGDVIEFRFNV; encoded by the coding sequence ATGTTACAGGCAGGTATTGTAGGTCTCCCCAACGTCGGCAAATCCACTCTCTTCAATGCGGTCACCCGGACACGCAAGGCCCAGGCGGCCAACTATCCTTTCTGCACCATTGACCCGAATGTGGGTATGGTAACAGTCCCGGATCCCCGCCTGCAGGTGCTCTCCGACATGTCCGGTTCTGAAAAAATTATCCCCACGCTTATTGAATTCGTGGATATCGCCGGCCTGGTCAAGGGCGCTTCGGAAGGCGCCGGCCTGGGCAACCAGTTCCTGGCGAACATCCGTGAAGTGGACGCCATCGTGCAGGTAGTCCGCTGCTTTGACAATGACGACATCATCCACGAACTTGGTTCCGTGGACCCTTTGCGCGACATTGACATCATCAACTCGGAACTCATTCTGGCGGATATCGCCACCATGGAAAAAAGACTTTCTTCCCGCGAACGCAAGGCACGCAGCGGCGACAAGGAAGCCAAAGCCGAAGTGGCCCTCATCACCAAACTCCTGCCCCACCTGAACGAAGGCAACCCTGCCCTCACCTTGGAACCGCAGCTGGACGACGACGAACGCAAACTGCTCCATTCCTTCCAGCTGCTTTCGGATAAAAAAAGCATTTTCGCCTGCAATGTCAATGAAGACGAACTGGCGGACGCCATCTCCAACCCGGACGCTCATCCCTACGTCTCCCAGGTGAAAAAATACGTAGCGGAACACCACAACGCGGAAGCCATTGTCATCTCCGCCCGGATTGAAGAAGAACTCATCGACGTTTCGGAAGAAGAATCCCGCGAATTTCTGGAATCCCTGGGCGTGCAGGATTCCGGCGTTTCCGACCTCATCCGGGCCGTGTACCACCTTCTGGGCCTGCGCACCTACCTCACCACGGGAATCAAGGAAACGCGGGCCTGGACCATTCCGGCCGGGGCAAAAGCCCCCCAGGCGGCCGGCGTCATCCACACGGACTTCGAACGCGGTTTTATCGCTGCGGAGGTAGTGCACTACGACGACCTGGTTTCCTGCGGCGGCAAGACCGGAGCGAGGGAACACGGCAAGCTGCGTATCGAAGGAAAAGAATATGTCGTCAAGGACGGGGACGTCATCGAATTCCGCTTCAATGTCTAG
- the dprA gene encoding DNA-processing protein DprA has product MTPREAAIALNLIPGLGPVRIMRLLQVFATPELILESPASLLMEIPGIGAQLARHISSWRSTVNPYRELELAENAGASVTTVFDGSYPSSLRDLPAPPIVLYSWGNWTETDAERSIAVVGSRMATHYGRLCARNVSHDLAEAGVTVISGLARGVDTEAHAGAMDAGGRTIAVIGAGLNKLYPRENSNLAQRIADGHGAVVSEFPMDLPPSRTTFPMRNRIVSGWSRATLVVEASGRSGALITARTAAEQGRDVFCIPGPVDRHSSDGCHALIRDGAILATGASDILQDMNWAVPEQGLPLFSPGAPSRATPPPLPTLEEKEILHAIRLGFNTIDTLCTSLGKAAHIITPLLAKMQIAGQITPDAGGYFSINSRKL; this is encoded by the coding sequence ATGACTCCCCGGGAAGCAGCCATAGCCCTGAACCTGATACCGGGCCTGGGCCCTGTCAGAATCATGCGCCTTCTGCAGGTATTCGCCACTCCGGAACTGATTCTGGAATCCCCTGCCTCCCTGTTGATGGAGATTCCCGGCATCGGAGCGCAACTGGCGCGCCATATTTCCTCCTGGCGGAGCACCGTCAACCCGTACAGGGAACTGGAACTGGCGGAAAACGCGGGAGCTTCAGTCACCACGGTTTTTGACGGCTCCTATCCATCCTCCCTGCGTGATCTGCCGGCCCCGCCCATTGTCCTCTACTCCTGGGGAAACTGGACTGAAACGGATGCCGAACGCTCCATTGCCGTCGTCGGCTCACGCATGGCCACCCATTACGGCAGGCTTTGCGCCAGAAACGTCTCCCATGACTTGGCGGAAGCCGGAGTAACCGTTATTTCCGGACTGGCGCGCGGCGTGGACACGGAAGCCCATGCCGGGGCCATGGACGCGGGAGGACGCACCATTGCCGTCATCGGGGCAGGGCTCAACAAACTGTATCCTCGGGAAAACAGCAATTTGGCGCAGCGCATTGCGGACGGGCATGGAGCGGTAGTTTCCGAGTTCCCGATGGATTTGCCTCCCTCCCGCACCACTTTTCCCATGCGCAACCGCATCGTGAGCGGCTGGAGCCGCGCTACGCTGGTGGTGGAAGCGTCCGGACGCAGCGGAGCTTTGATCACAGCCCGGACGGCGGCCGAACAGGGCCGGGACGTTTTCTGCATCCCCGGACCGGTTGACCGGCATTCTTCCGACGGATGCCATGCCCTCATCCGGGACGGAGCTATCCTGGCCACCGGAGCCTCCGATATTTTGCAGGACATGAACTGGGCCGTTCCGGAACAGGGACTGCCTCTCTTCTCTCCAGGCGCTCCTTCCAGAGCCACGCCCCCACCGCTTCCCACTTTGGAAGAAAAGGAAATTCTCCACGCCATCAGACTGGGGTTCAATACGATTGACACCCTCTGCACCTCTCTGGGAAAAGCGGCGCACATCATCACCCCGCTTTTGGCAAAAATGCAAATTGCAGGGCAAATCACTCCGGACGCCGGAGGGTATTTTTCCATAAACAGCAGGAAACTGTAG
- a CDS encoding mitochondrial fission ELM1 family protein, with protein sequence MNIRILSDGKQGHLNQSLGLAQALISKAGGTVETVDLQGLSLLGKIRKVVSGSDIPRPDLFISAGHATHIPLICARHHFKTRAVLCMKPTLPCSFFDLCLIPRHDLDSGRDYTDTDIFPTRGALHPMRPNPSEPKDITLILIGGPSKDFDWDDESMLNQLSSISIHTPGNIVLTTSRRTPDGFAEKIRTAVPEITVVPVEETRPGWVARHLAHASAAWVSQDSVSMVYEALGSGAPVGLLSVPRRHGNRKSRILSGLEILEKEGMVTGYSDWKKQNFRLAAPGSPLLEADRAADYILSRFFPQLRAL encoded by the coding sequence ATGAACATCCGGATTCTGAGCGATGGGAAACAGGGCCACCTCAACCAGTCCCTGGGGCTGGCGCAGGCCCTGATATCCAAAGCGGGAGGAACCGTGGAAACGGTGGATCTGCAGGGACTTTCCCTTCTGGGGAAAATCCGGAAGGTCGTCTCCGGCAGCGATATTCCGCGGCCGGACCTGTTCATTTCCGCCGGCCACGCAACGCATATCCCGCTCATCTGCGCACGGCACCATTTCAAAACCCGGGCCGTCCTCTGCATGAAACCCACGCTTCCCTGCTCCTTTTTCGACCTCTGCCTTATTCCCCGCCACGACCTGGATTCCGGCCGCGATTACACCGACACGGATATCTTCCCCACCCGGGGAGCCCTCCACCCCATGAGGCCAAACCCATCCGAACCAAAGGATATCACCCTGATTCTCATCGGAGGCCCCAGCAAAGACTTTGACTGGGATGACGAAAGCATGCTCAATCAGCTCTCTTCCATCAGCATCCACACCCCCGGGAACATCGTTTTGACCACCTCACGCCGGACGCCGGACGGCTTTGCGGAAAAAATCCGGACAGCCGTTCCGGAAATCACCGTCGTTCCCGTAGAGGAGACCCGGCCGGGCTGGGTGGCCCGGCATTTGGCGCACGCCTCCGCCGCCTGGGTCAGCCAGGACAGCGTCTCCATGGTTTATGAGGCTCTCGGCTCCGGCGCGCCTGTAGGCCTCCTTTCCGTGCCGCGCCGGCATGGCAACCGCAAATCCCGCATCCTGTCCGGCCTGGAGATACTGGAGAAGGAAGGCATGGTTACTGGATACAGTGACTGGAAAAAACAGAACTTCCGCCTGGCGGCTCCAGGTTCTCCCCTTCTGGAAGCGGACCGTGCGGCAGACTACATCCTCTCCAGATTTTTCCCCCAGCTCCGCGCCTTATGA